From one Onychomys torridus chromosome 12, mOncTor1.1, whole genome shotgun sequence genomic stretch:
- the LOC118593807 gene encoding keratin-associated protein 8-1, with the protein MYYTDFEGSVFPGCYWGSYGYPLGYSVGCGYGSTYSPVGYGLGYGYNGCGAYRRYWPYALY; encoded by the coding sequence ATGTACTACACTGACTTTGAAGGCTCTGTCTTCCCAGGGTGCTACTGGGGCAGCTATGGCTACCCTCTGGGGTACAGTGTTGGCTGTGGCTATGGTAGCACCTACTCCCCAGTGGGCTATGGCCTTGGCTATGGCTACAATGGCTGTGGGGCTTACAGAAGATACTGGCCATATGCTCTCTACTGA